From one Paenibacillus sp. FSL K6-1330 genomic stretch:
- a CDS encoding NUDIX domain-containing protein, protein MPFPTHIVATGGFVEDGHGNILLVKTRDGGWVYPGGQVEVGENLIDGLIREIKEESGIDVSVGSLVGVYSNTGIQKWYDGVTDVPTQVGFDFVCQPIGGKLLSFSEETTDSRWVAKDRVLDLITQPSVRFRYQAYLEFNGAVNYADYVNKPEFTIKHQTCISK, encoded by the coding sequence ATGCCATTTCCAACGCATATAGTAGCCACTGGTGGATTTGTAGAAGATGGGCATGGAAATATACTTTTAGTAAAAACTCGTGACGGTGGTTGGGTTTACCCTGGTGGACAAGTGGAAGTTGGAGAAAATCTGATAGATGGTTTGATCCGTGAAATCAAAGAGGAAAGCGGAATTGATGTATCTGTTGGCAGTTTAGTTGGTGTCTATTCGAATACAGGGATACAGAAATGGTATGACGGCGTGACTGATGTTCCTACACAAGTTGGATTTGATTTCGTATGTCAGCCTATTGGTGGGAAATTATTATCTTTCTCTGAAGAAACAACCGACAGCCGTTGGGTAGCGAAGGATAGAGTTCTCGATTTGATTACACAGCCAAGTGTTCGATTTCGCTATCAGGCTTATTTGGAGTTTAACGGAGCCGTAAACTATGCGGACTACGTAAATAAGCCCGAGTTTACAATCAAACATCAAACATGTATTTCGAAGTAG
- a CDS encoding AAA family ATPase yields the protein MKRGNIIFLNGVSSSGKTTLAKQLLKRLPDFYHYSIDDFDVVIERMEDRDNDRLIPVETEYFFHRTITMFSDKAVNLIIDHVIHDEFIRSDCKAILSGYPILFVGVHCPTTELERREKERGDRRIGLSRSQLDFVHKEEIYDIEVDTFTNGLENCVERIVEKVQEKDFPKAWS from the coding sequence ATGAAAAGAGGGAATATTATTTTCCTGAATGGAGTATCAAGCTCGGGGAAGACAACACTAGCCAAACAATTACTTAAACGGCTACCTGATTTTTACCATTACAGTATCGACGATTTTGATGTTGTTATTGAACGAATGGAAGATAGGGACAACGATCGGCTCATTCCGGTTGAAACCGAGTATTTTTTTCATCGAACGATTACCATGTTTTCTGATAAAGCTGTTAATCTTATTATTGACCATGTTATTCATGACGAATTTATAAGATCGGATTGCAAAGCAATTCTATCCGGGTATCCTATATTGTTTGTGGGTGTTCATTGTCCAACAACAGAGCTTGAACGTCGAGAAAAAGAAAGAGGGGACCGCAGGATAGGATTATCTAGATCACAATTGGACTTTGTACATAAGGAAGAGATTTACGATATTGAAGTTGATACGTTCACCAATGGACTAGAAAATTGTGTTGAAAGAATTGTAGAGAAGGTACAAGAAAAAGACTTTCCAAAAGCCTGGTCATAA
- a CDS encoding LytTR family DNA-binding domain-containing protein: MIFIKIFIEVIDNTEEEEIRIRCHQVDEEIHKLVNKIKTETLIILGYHEDKISRIKISDIYYFEAVDGKVFAYCKNNVHEVKQKLYELEELCKEKHCFRASKSTILNIAKISSIHPSISGRFQALLDNGEKVVISRQYVPILKHMLGL; this comes from the coding sequence GTGATTTTCATCAAAATTTTCATCGAAGTAATAGACAATACAGAAGAAGAGGAGATCCGCATCAGGTGTCACCAAGTAGACGAAGAAATACATAAGCTCGTTAATAAAATAAAAACCGAAACACTCATTATACTTGGTTATCATGAGGATAAGATCAGCCGCATTAAAATTAGTGATATTTATTATTTTGAAGCTGTTGACGGAAAAGTGTTTGCGTATTGTAAGAACAACGTTCATGAAGTCAAACAAAAGCTTTATGAACTGGAGGAACTTTGCAAAGAGAAACATTGTTTTCGCGCTTCCAAATCCACCATTCTAAATATAGCCAAGATTTCCAGTATTCATCCGTCGATCAGCGGCCGTTTTCAAGCATTATTGGATAACGGGGAGAAGGTAGTCATCTCACGGCAGTATGTGCCAATACTTAAACATATGCTTGGATTATAA
- a CDS encoding PRD domain-containing protein — MSALRERLDILFSTNTITPSAMKLCEATIERFVQQDNEKKYKKLVTHLGMAITRIEREEELNAPPDEIMQEIRRSPHFPQAVENVKWIESQMDDELPDEEREYLIMHFVNASEI; from the coding sequence GTGAGTGCTTTGCGAGAACGACTTGATATTTTATTTTCAACCAACACCATCACACCCAGCGCCATGAAGCTGTGTGAGGCTACGATTGAAAGATTCGTACAACAAGACAACGAGAAGAAATACAAAAAGCTGGTGACTCATTTGGGTATGGCCATCACACGGATCGAGCGGGAAGAGGAACTGAACGCTCCGCCGGACGAGATCATGCAGGAAATCAGACGTTCTCCGCATTTTCCCCAAGCCGTTGAGAATGTGAAATGGATTGAATCCCAGATGGATGACGAGCTTCCGGATGAGGAAAGAGAGTACCTGATCATGCACTTTGTAAACGCTTCAGAAATTTAA
- a CDS encoding serine hydrolase domain-containing protein: protein MRTSNALRTVAKLNDYMDALANRGYFNGAVLVAEGNKILLRKGYGMANFEHDVPNTPQTKFRIGSLTKGFTAMAVLQLQEQGKLRIDDPIQIYIPDYPNGDIITIHHLLTNTSGIPDYPSFPNYWKETMRLYATIEQTIGSFKDKPLQFPPGEGFSYTSSSYILLGFIIEKTSGISYERYISEHICKPLNLVNTGCEDGRTLLKQFASGYSICKGIIPTEYVDMCLHVGAGVMYSTIDDLYLWDRALYRDDLIGKHVRDQLFGSMTSPVGSYGWVVTEQSINNKPRKRVWHNGTMNGFYVEFNRYTAEEIAIIVLSNINLTPIDIISQCLAKIVMGEDVAQPGAIQPLDIAPNTLEKYAGIYSTAEGNIDSLQADQLTEALDQLTIINTPRFAVGLFYDTFYRFGIDPRSTVVVTFEDNRLYLFMQKNKGAWFKYELIPVSQQTNTLKCATAHIDEQLEFHTDPDGYLRFIHFDPAGNRIDAVKLTAEIS, encoded by the coding sequence ATGAGAACCAGTAATGCTTTACGCACAGTGGCAAAATTAAACGATTACATGGATGCACTAGCGAATCGGGGGTATTTCAACGGGGCAGTCTTGGTAGCCGAAGGGAATAAGATATTGCTGCGAAAGGGATATGGCATGGCGAATTTTGAGCACGACGTACCCAACACCCCACAAACCAAGTTTCGTATCGGTTCTCTTACAAAAGGGTTTACCGCTATGGCGGTGTTGCAGTTGCAAGAGCAGGGAAAGCTTCGCATTGATGATCCTATCCAAATTTACATACCAGATTATCCGAATGGCGACATCATTACGATCCACCATTTATTGACGAACACTTCAGGAATACCTGATTATCCAAGTTTCCCAAATTATTGGAAAGAAACGATGAGGCTGTATGCTACTATAGAACAAACCATTGGTTCGTTTAAGGATAAACCACTTCAGTTTCCCCCAGGAGAAGGATTCAGTTACACCAGTTCGTCTTATATTTTGCTTGGTTTCATTATCGAGAAGACATCGGGGATATCTTACGAACGATATATATCTGAACACATCTGCAAGCCATTAAATTTAGTGAATACAGGATGTGAAGACGGAAGAACACTCCTGAAACAATTTGCGTCAGGGTACTCCATATGCAAAGGAATCATTCCAACCGAGTATGTCGACATGTGCCTACATGTGGGAGCAGGTGTGATGTACTCAACGATCGATGATCTTTATCTTTGGGATCGGGCGTTATATAGGGATGATTTGATTGGAAAACATGTGCGTGATCAATTATTCGGGAGTATGACCTCACCTGTCGGGAGCTATGGCTGGGTTGTAACGGAGCAATCCATTAATAATAAGCCAAGAAAGCGTGTCTGGCATAACGGAACGATGAATGGGTTTTATGTGGAGTTTAATCGTTATACCGCTGAGGAAATCGCTATTATCGTGCTGAGCAATATCAACCTCACGCCCATAGACATTATAAGTCAATGTTTAGCCAAGATCGTGATGGGAGAAGACGTTGCCCAGCCCGGAGCTATACAGCCGTTAGATATAGCCCCAAATACACTTGAAAAGTATGCGGGAATATACAGTACTGCGGAAGGAAATATAGATTCATTGCAAGCAGATCAATTGACCGAGGCTTTAGATCAACTGACTATTATCAATACGCCACGGTTTGCAGTCGGGTTGTTTTACGACACATTCTACCGTTTCGGCATTGACCCCAGATCCACCGTAGTCGTGACCTTTGAGGATAACAGACTCTATCTGTTCATGCAAAAAAATAAAGGGGCATGGTTTAAATACGAGCTAATTCCGGTTTCTCAACAAACGAATACACTAAAATGTGCTACCGCGCACATTGACGAACAACTTGAATTTCACACAGACCCCGATGGATATTTGCGATTCATACATTTCGATCCAGCTGGAAATCGAATCGATGCTGTAAAATTAACTGCTGAGATTAGTTAA
- a CDS encoding GNAT family protein, whose product MTIIESSYFWQGTKIRLRATQRSDWEQWKLESTDSEAIRLMEWGIELPKNDIDVAEVSDKYDNFKDNYRKMFAIETLSNNQLVGLINLNSLDHKNGVFSFGLGVHRGYRNNGYASEATRIIMRYGFYELRMQKCNSSCVEINEASLKFHKNLGFIEEGRRRRIIYMGGKFYDNILLGITREEFDEIESKYSKIKHQ is encoded by the coding sequence ATGACAATCATTGAATCAAGTTATTTTTGGCAAGGTACTAAAATTAGACTAAGGGCAACTCAAAGAAGTGATTGGGAACAATGGAAATTGGAAAGCACCGATAGTGAAGCAATTCGGCTAATGGAATGGGGTATCGAACTTCCTAAGAATGATATAGACGTTGCCGAAGTGTCGGATAAGTATGATAATTTCAAAGACAATTATAGAAAGATGTTTGCTATCGAAACGCTATCAAATAATCAGTTAGTTGGACTCATTAACTTAAATTCATTAGACCACAAAAATGGAGTGTTTAGTTTTGGCTTGGGAGTGCACAGAGGTTATAGGAACAATGGATACGCATCAGAAGCAACAAGAATTATTATGCGATATGGCTTCTATGAATTACGGATGCAAAAATGCAATTCCAGCTGTGTTGAAATAAACGAAGCATCACTTAAATTCCATAAAAATCTCGGATTCATTGAAGAAGGACGAAGAAGACGAATTATTTATATGGGTGGGAAATTTTATGATAATATTTTGTTGGGGATAACAAGAGAAGAATTTGATGAAATAGAAAGTAAGTATAGCAAGATTAAACACCAATAA
- a CDS encoding YhfT family protein has product MLEALLLIGLGIVTAIMANLGIAVFNDGLRPIVPENLEGRMSRKELGVTAFAMSFGLVIGYGIPISISGSILLIHSILLGTDIIGLSFKRGKLSTAAAGALGGVYGAGIYFGLQAVVKAFEMLPLNFIDGFNKIGEPVVVSFMVFPALAIALQFSIKKGVVAFLVAALARQLVVFSNTKQLIQIDGTPVVLSPEGIALIVGMAFLIAFAMKEKSEDQSLSTLASMFTDRVTRIKKFSWIVMISGGLAAAATNLLLIAGDPISLSLLADGKLTEGGIASLAKAIGFVPLIASTAIATGVFGPVGFTFVFGVGIFSPNPLVAALLGALVIFLEIQLLSKMAKFLDRYPGIRASGESIRTAMTRVLEVALLIGGANAANAIVPGLGYFGIAGFYLLNEAAGRPIVRMAVGPVGAIAVGILGNILVLLGLYTPPQ; this is encoded by the coding sequence ATGCTGGAAGCTTTGTTGTTAATCGGGCTGGGCATCGTGACTGCAATCATGGCCAATCTGGGGATCGCTGTGTTTAATGATGGACTTAGACCTATCGTCCCTGAAAATCTCGAAGGGCGGATGAGCCGGAAGGAGCTGGGCGTGACCGCTTTTGCCATGAGCTTTGGGCTCGTGATCGGTTACGGGATCCCCATTTCAATATCAGGCAGCATTTTGCTTATCCATAGCATACTACTCGGGACTGATATCATCGGGTTGTCTTTTAAACGCGGGAAACTGAGCACGGCCGCTGCCGGAGCGCTAGGCGGCGTATATGGGGCAGGTATTTATTTCGGGCTTCAGGCAGTTGTGAAAGCGTTTGAAATGCTTCCGCTTAATTTTATTGACGGATTTAACAAAATCGGCGAGCCTGTCGTTGTATCCTTTATGGTATTCCCTGCTCTGGCCATCGCGCTCCAATTCTCGATCAAAAAAGGCGTCGTCGCATTCCTGGTGGCGGCTTTGGCCAGACAGCTCGTTGTTTTCAGCAATACAAAGCAGCTTATTCAAATTGACGGCACACCGGTTGTTTTGAGTCCGGAAGGAATCGCGTTGATCGTGGGCATGGCGTTTCTAATCGCGTTTGCAATGAAGGAAAAATCCGAGGATCAGAGCCTCTCAACGTTAGCCTCCATGTTTACAGATCGTGTGACGCGCATTAAAAAGTTTTCGTGGATTGTCATGATCAGCGGTGGTTTGGCCGCGGCTGCCACGAACCTCCTGCTGATTGCTGGCGATCCGATCTCGCTTAGCCTGCTGGCGGACGGGAAATTGACGGAAGGCGGGATTGCCTCCTTGGCGAAAGCCATCGGGTTTGTACCGCTTATCGCCAGTACGGCAATTGCTACCGGCGTATTCGGCCCGGTCGGGTTTACGTTCGTGTTCGGAGTGGGAATATTTTCTCCGAATCCGCTCGTGGCTGCGCTGCTCGGCGCCCTGGTCATCTTCTTGGAAATTCAGCTGTTGTCCAAAATGGCCAAATTTTTGGATCGGTACCCGGGTATCCGCGCCTCTGGTGAAAGTATCCGGACTGCGATGACACGAGTCCTTGAGGTCGCGCTTCTGATCGGCGGAGCGAATGCAGCCAATGCTATCGTGCCGGGACTCGGCTATTTTGGGATTGCCGGCTTTTATTTGTTGAACGAGGCGGCGGGACGACCGATCGTCCGCATGGCTGTAGGTCCTGTGGGAGCTATCGCCGTCGGTATCCTTGGGAACATACTGGTTCTGCTTGGATTATATACACCACCACAGTAA
- a CDS encoding aminotransferase class V-fold PLP-dependent enzyme encodes MRYEQSVLKNRTMEQAQQLQFTLIDEITKEFANNEFFQIGDVGLHPEFHRPLVTARVEKVLARSFGGEHCALVRGSGTGAIRGILSVMVNPGDSVIVHTAPMYTTTKETFRLMGLRQSHTDFNDMDAVAELLESDRNSKVFYVQHARQQPTDTYRLQDLIASVKQKRPDLPIVVDDNYCAMKMQGIGSEYGADYSTFSGFKLMGPQGIGVIIGKREGIEKLHERNYSGGGQVQGYEAHELLRSMVFAPVMLAIQNEQVEKLCQRLAAGEVAGIQEAYITNSQSKNVIVELEQPIASAVIERASYYGAATYPVGAESRFELVPMIYRVSGSFLESEPKLKDYGLRINPMKASADTVIRILENVMQEFRG; translated from the coding sequence ATGAGATATGAACAATCGGTACTGAAAAACCGAACAATGGAGCAAGCGCAGCAGCTGCAGTTTACGTTAATTGATGAAATTACGAAAGAGTTTGCGAACAATGAGTTTTTCCAAATCGGCGATGTGGGGCTGCATCCGGAGTTCCATAGACCGCTCGTTACTGCCCGCGTCGAAAAGGTGCTGGCCCGATCGTTTGGCGGGGAGCATTGCGCGCTGGTGCGTGGAAGCGGAACAGGAGCGATTCGGGGAATATTGAGCGTGATGGTCAACCCGGGGGATTCGGTTATCGTTCACACGGCTCCGATGTATACCACAACCAAGGAAACCTTCCGGTTAATGGGTCTGCGGCAGTCCCATACCGATTTCAATGACATGGATGCCGTAGCGGAGCTACTCGAGAGCGACCGGAATTCCAAGGTGTTTTACGTGCAGCACGCGCGGCAGCAGCCGACCGATACGTACCGGCTCCAAGACCTGATCGCGTCCGTTAAGCAGAAACGTCCCGATCTGCCGATTGTGGTTGATGATAATTACTGCGCGATGAAAATGCAGGGAATCGGTTCAGAATATGGGGCGGACTATTCTACATTCTCCGGATTTAAGCTGATGGGCCCCCAAGGGATTGGCGTGATTATCGGCAAACGGGAAGGGATCGAAAAGCTGCATGAACGCAACTACTCCGGCGGAGGCCAAGTGCAGGGATACGAAGCGCATGAGCTGCTGCGCAGCATGGTGTTTGCCCCCGTCATGCTGGCGATTCAAAACGAGCAGGTGGAGAAGCTGTGCCAGCGACTGGCAGCCGGAGAGGTCGCAGGCATCCAGGAAGCATATATCACGAATTCGCAGTCGAAGAACGTCATCGTTGAGTTGGAGCAGCCGATTGCATCGGCGGTTATCGAGCGTGCATCCTATTACGGCGCGGCCACTTATCCGGTAGGGGCGGAATCCCGCTTTGAGCTGGTACCGATGATATATCGGGTATCGGGAAGCTTTCTGGAAAGCGAGCCCAAGCTCAAGGATTATGGTCTTCGCATCAACCCGATGAAAGCATCGGCAGATACGGTTATCCGCATCTTAGAAAATGTTATGCAGGAATTTAGGGGGTAA
- a CDS encoding dienelactone hydrolase family protein has protein sequence MEILILVVTLVFELAITVYSIVTKQSRSKIKSWTRIAMFIVFMMLSLGKVVVWEYTWGLFAGLLFILAFKEMVALLRKQTHLPRYKAFSTVWKFLLLALTVVITLVPVLLFPQHRLPQVTGPYAVATATYSYVDKNRIEEFTDQKDNRFVNVEFWYPEQADGTYPLLVFSHGAFGIKTSNTSTFTELASYGYVVVSIDHPYHSFYTVSEDGKVVMINSEYMQEFNNANKGVYSVGEFFELTQKWMKLRTDDMDFVMDTILEQAEQKKDSVYERIDTQKIGVFGHSMGGAASIALSRERDDIDAVVNIDAPFFSELVYDKVTNELKAKSEAYTIPLLNVYSDDVWIQLDSSSSYIANRISNKNFKGAYNVHFKGAKHLSLTDLPLFSPILANLLQEGQEADIDKYYAIETQNELILRFFDYALKNQGQFAPKATY, from the coding sequence ATGGAGATTTTAATACTTGTTGTTACGTTGGTCTTCGAGCTAGCAATTACCGTTTATTCCATTGTAACCAAGCAAAGCCGCAGCAAGATAAAGAGTTGGACGAGAATCGCAATGTTTATAGTATTCATGATGCTGAGCTTGGGTAAAGTTGTCGTATGGGAGTACACTTGGGGACTGTTTGCAGGCTTGCTCTTTATATTAGCGTTCAAGGAAATGGTTGCGCTCCTGCGCAAACAAACACACCTCCCGCGTTACAAAGCTTTCTCTACGGTATGGAAATTCCTTTTGTTAGCACTGACCGTAGTCATTACCCTTGTTCCTGTTTTACTTTTTCCACAGCATAGGCTGCCGCAAGTGACAGGTCCGTATGCAGTGGCGACCGCCACTTACAGCTATGTGGACAAGAATCGTATCGAAGAGTTTACGGATCAGAAAGACAATCGGTTTGTTAACGTGGAATTTTGGTATCCTGAACAGGCAGACGGAACCTATCCTTTGCTTGTGTTCTCCCATGGAGCATTCGGTATTAAAACAAGCAATACTTCTACCTTTACAGAACTTGCGAGCTATGGTTATGTCGTCGTTTCAATTGACCATCCCTATCATTCTTTTTATACCGTTTCCGAGGATGGAAAGGTCGTGATGATTAACTCCGAGTACATGCAAGAATTCAACAATGCAAATAAAGGGGTTTATTCGGTTGGTGAGTTTTTCGAGCTTACTCAAAAATGGATGAAATTGCGAACGGATGATATGGATTTTGTCATGGATACGATTCTGGAACAAGCCGAGCAAAAAAAAGATTCTGTATATGAACGCATCGATACACAGAAAATAGGCGTGTTCGGTCATTCTATGGGGGGTGCCGCAAGCATAGCACTGAGCAGAGAACGCGATGACATTGACGCCGTAGTAAATATAGATGCTCCGTTCTTTAGCGAGCTTGTGTATGATAAAGTTACAAACGAATTAAAAGCAAAATCCGAAGCTTATACCATCCCGCTTCTTAACGTTTATTCGGATGATGTGTGGATACAGCTCGACAGCAGTTCTTCGTATATCGCGAATAGAATTTCAAATAAAAATTTCAAAGGTGCATACAATGTTCATTTTAAAGGCGCAAAGCATTTAAGTTTAACCGATCTGCCTTTATTCTCGCCTATATTGGCAAACCTGTTGCAAGAAGGCCAAGAAGCAGATATCGATAAATATTATGCGATTGAAACACAAAATGAACTTATCCTTCGTTTCTTTGACTATGCTCTAAAGAATCAAGGTCAGTTTGCTCCAAAAGCGACGTATTGA
- a CDS encoding DUF2620 domain-containing protein, with protein MKIVIGGQVEKKEIEALVKQHGGSNVEVTVKSDLEAAMALKMGQADYYVGACYTGGGGALAMAIALVGKSNCATISMPGQPPTQEKVDYAVAQGAKAFGFTGDHKEKAVEFLMKALTK; from the coding sequence ATGAAAATTGTGATTGGCGGGCAAGTGGAAAAGAAAGAAATCGAAGCTTTGGTCAAACAGCATGGCGGATCCAACGTCGAGGTAACCGTGAAATCCGATCTGGAAGCGGCAATGGCTCTGAAAATGGGACAAGCCGATTATTATGTGGGTGCTTGTTATACGGGCGGAGGCGGTGCTTTGGCCATGGCAATTGCGTTGGTAGGCAAGTCAAATTGCGCCACGATTTCCATGCCGGGGCAGCCGCCGACGCAAGAAAAGGTGGATTATGCCGTCGCTCAAGGCGCGAAAGCATTCGGTTTTACCGGCGACCATAAAGAGAAGGCAGTAGAATTTCTGATGAAAGCACTTACTAAGTAA
- a CDS encoding phosphotriesterase: MYIQTVLGPIRPEELGVCACHEHLYVDLSRIKKNEDTCLQDTGLVLDDLQSFYAYGGRAIVEVTNDGMGRNAQKLAEISKVSNIHIVASTGCYKDPFIPEDKLHWNRDQFAEWMIREIGSGIADTSIKPGVIGEIGSSLNEFKPVETELFHGAVAAAKETGLPLSTHTTLGTCALEQIELFIGEGMPLDQVIIGHQDLNEQHDVVLDVLKAGAFVAMDTIGKENYRSDNARLESLLKFIEQGYEDQLLLSTDLTRKSHLRALGGQGYDVVLRSFVPALRGRGITDAVINKLLVTNPQRAFSIRKAGDMPA, translated from the coding sequence ATGTACATCCAGACCGTACTTGGACCCATACGACCGGAGGAGCTTGGCGTTTGCGCCTGTCACGAGCATCTATACGTGGATTTGAGCCGCATTAAGAAGAACGAGGATACATGCCTGCAGGACACGGGGCTTGTGTTGGATGATTTGCAAAGCTTTTATGCCTATGGCGGCCGTGCTATCGTCGAGGTCACCAACGACGGAATGGGGCGAAATGCGCAAAAGCTTGCCGAGATCAGTAAAGTCTCAAATATCCATATTGTTGCAAGCACGGGATGCTATAAAGATCCTTTTATTCCTGAGGATAAGCTGCACTGGAACCGGGATCAATTCGCCGAATGGATGATTCGGGAAATTGGGTCGGGCATTGCGGATACGAGTATCAAGCCCGGGGTCATCGGCGAGATCGGCAGCAGCCTGAACGAATTCAAACCGGTCGAGACAGAGCTGTTTCACGGAGCCGTCGCAGCGGCCAAGGAAACCGGCCTACCGTTATCCACGCATACAACGCTAGGAACCTGCGCGCTGGAACAGATCGAGCTTTTTATCGGAGAGGGGATGCCACTGGATCAGGTTATTATCGGTCACCAGGATCTTAACGAGCAGCATGATGTGGTACTGGATGTGCTGAAGGCGGGCGCGTTTGTGGCGATGGATACGATCGGCAAGGAAAACTACCGCAGCGACAACGCTCGCTTGGAATCCTTATTGAAGTTTATCGAGCAGGGATACGAGGACCAGCTGCTGTTGTCTACCGATCTGACCCGAAAATCACATTTGCGCGCGCTTGGCGGGCAGGGCTATGACGTGGTGTTAAGGTCGTTCGTACCTGCTTTGCGCGGCCGGGGAATCACGGATGCAGTGATCAACAAACTGCTGGTGACCAATCCGCAGCGGGCATTCAGCATTCGAAAGGCGGGTGACATGCCGGCATGA
- a CDS encoding DUF3021 family protein, producing MKYSELIKEMLRGFLIIFASIIIIITILRQIYAPDASFELNTIFTIMAFSFLGALTGIILCTPHAISENKMRLRVILHFFFLETLLISLAVLLNLVYGTFDILLLALEIAVVYAIVRLLTYKNDKKEAQKINERLKTFKNEV from the coding sequence ATGAAGTATTCCGAGCTCATAAAAGAAATGCTTAGAGGTTTCTTAATTATATTCGCCTCCATCATTATAATCATCACTATTTTGCGGCAAATCTATGCTCCTGATGCAAGTTTCGAATTAAATACGATTTTTACAATTATGGCTTTCTCTTTTCTGGGTGCTTTGACCGGAATCATTTTATGTACGCCGCATGCGATTAGCGAGAATAAAATGCGCCTTCGAGTGATTTTACATTTCTTTTTTCTGGAAACTCTATTAATTTCTCTGGCTGTCCTATTGAATCTCGTATACGGCACTTTCGACATACTATTATTGGCTTTGGAAATTGCCGTAGTTTACGCTATCGTTCGCCTGCTGACGTATAAGAATGACAAAAAGGAAGCTCAAAAGATCAATGAAAGACTAAAAACATTTAAAAACGAGGTTTAG
- the yhfZ gene encoding GntR family transcriptional regulator YhfZ, with protein MIQGLNSKSSVVLKKLAEELLFIELDSRIPRVEELSSRYGVGRGTIQNVLKKMEESQCIALVSRGHLGTFLRNKNMDLLLQCCGVSSIIGVMPLPYSRKYEGLATAMHASFENIGIPLHCAFMRGATIRLDNVIDGRYDFALVSKYAAMSAIRKSDDLVIVKEFGGASYVSRHAVVFAEESSGIQDGMKVGIDSYSIDQQVLTNLEVKDKNVEFINLNYMHLLEHLKAKSIDAMVWNVDEIDNGSFFLSELSSKEALEMDKEMSQAVCVINKNNTKMEFMFNQISTDHVIQIQKQVELGMLIPKY; from the coding sequence TTGATTCAAGGATTGAACTCCAAAAGCAGCGTTGTTTTAAAAAAATTGGCGGAAGAGCTTCTCTTTATTGAACTGGATTCCCGTATTCCAAGAGTAGAAGAGTTGTCGAGCAGATACGGCGTTGGCCGTGGGACGATTCAAAATGTTTTGAAAAAAATGGAGGAGAGCCAATGCATTGCGCTTGTGTCCAGAGGACACCTCGGCACCTTTCTCCGTAACAAAAACATGGACCTGTTGCTTCAATGCTGCGGGGTGAGCAGCATTATTGGTGTTATGCCACTTCCCTATTCCCGTAAGTACGAGGGATTGGCTACGGCGATGCACGCCAGCTTCGAAAACATCGGCATCCCACTGCACTGTGCGTTTATGCGCGGAGCGACCATTCGTCTGGACAATGTCATTGATGGCCGATATGATTTCGCGCTCGTGTCCAAATATGCCGCCATGTCTGCGATCCGCAAATCCGATGATCTCGTCATTGTGAAGGAATTCGGAGGCGCTTCATACGTTTCCCGCCATGCGGTTGTTTTTGCAGAGGAGTCAAGCGGGATTCAAGATGGGATGAAAGTCGGAATCGACAGTTACTCCATCGACCAACAAGTGTTGACGAATCTGGAAGTAAAGGACAAGAACGTCGAATTTATCAACCTGAACTACATGCACTTGCTGGAGCATCTAAAAGCCAAGTCGATTGACGCTATGGTATGGAATGTGGATGAAATCGACAACGGTTCGTTCTTTTTATCCGAGCTCTCCTCCAAAGAAGCGTTGGAAATGGACAAGGAAATGAGTCAGGCAGTGTGCGTCATCAACAAAAACAATACGAAAATGGAGTTTATGTTTAATCAGATATCAACTGATCATGTCATACAAATTCAGAAACAGGTGGAGCTTGGCATGCTCATTCCTAAATACTGA